The DNA segment TATTCGAACATGCTCCCATTCGTTTGGCAAATGCTCAGTTGCTTTGGTAGGTGCGATTGAAGCACCTGCGACTTCTGCTTTGCCATGTCGGCTCGTGAGCCGACACAGTTCACCTGCTCAGCCTGCGTCTTTTGCAAACTTCTCGGAAACGGAATAAGGCAGGCATGTCGAAATCGACATAAACGCATACGAAGCACGCCCCCGATCCGACCGTGTCGCAATGTGCCCCCACTGCCGGTCCGGGAAATTCACTTATTGTTGATTTTCTTCGTTTAGACGCTGCACAAGGCGACGGACCTGGACTGGAGGTAATAGTCCTAGGGCACGACGCATTTCTGGCTCGGAAAGGGACGCGATATCGACTCCCTGCCCATTGTTCTGCGTGGATTTCATTGCCTTTCTCTCTGTTTTGACCTTCCGGATTGCCTGGTTCCAGCTTTTCTCGAACCTGTCCAGGCTGTTTCGATTCCGAATAACGGACGCTATCAGCCATGTCAGGGCATAGTAAACTCGCGGCCACAATCCTATCCGTATATGTGCGTGTGCTCATGGAGAAAGGTGGCGACTGCCGAAGCGAAGTCAGATTCGAATACCGAAGAAGCGAGAAACACCTGTGGTGCTCGATAGGGAAGAGCCTTTTTAAATTGGCCGAGAAGGACTTCCGTTTCTGCTACCAATAGCTGGGTCGGCGGCTTCCGAAGTCCGCTGATTGTTAAGTCGAATTACCCACGGTCGTGCCTGCGAACATCGCCTTCAATCAAGTTTCTCAGGAGGTCGGCGATTTGAATGCCTCGCTTGGCGCAGCTGATTTTTAGCTCGGTGTGCAGTTCGGGATCGATATCGATGGTTAACCGCTTTGGTTTGGTTCTCGGTTTAACATCAATCGACGATTCTCGCATTTCCACCCAATTGTCGACCTCGGGTTTCGGCTTTGGGCGTGCTGACATGGTGATTCGTTTGCTCATTTGATCCTCCTCAGTTCATTGACGAATTTTTTGATTTCCTTAGCGGCTTTCGATCTCTGCTGATCGAGTACGGTTGCTCCGTTCGCTGCCGTTTCGGCGAATGCGACACGTTGCCCGATGTCACTTTTCAGGATCGGCACTTCTAGTTCGGCCAGTGCTTCCCTGACGTCTCTTCCGATTGCCGTGTTGGCGATCTTGCGATTGAGCATGAGGCAGCACCTAATGTTTGGTTTGAACACCTGCGCCTCGCGGACAAGATCTACGGTTTCCGCAGCTGCCCAAACGTCCATTGGCGACGGTTGCAGCGGGATGACGACAACGTCCGCCGCCAGGATTATCGATCGCGCTAACTCGGTGACTCGTGGTGGGCCGTCAATGA comes from the Roseimaritima multifibrata genome and includes:
- the parA gene encoding ParA family partition ATPase, with amino-acid sequence MIYAFLNQKGGVGKTTLSIHTATELSSRGRRVLLVDADPQGSSLAWSNYREKSDFTVVGMAKATIHREVESLAQDYDDVIIDGPPRVTELARSIILAADVVVIPLQPSPMDVWAAAETVDLVREAQVFKPNIRCCLMLNRKIANTAIGRDVREALAELEVPILKSDIGQRVAFAETAANGATVLDQQRSKAAKEIKKFVNELRRIK
- a CDS encoding plasmid partition protein ParG, which codes for MSKRITMSARPKPKPEVDNWVEMRESSIDVKPRTKPKRLTIDIDPELHTELKISCAKRGIQIADLLRNLIEGDVRRHDRG